The following coding sequences are from one bacterium BMS3Abin08 window:
- the cspLA_2 gene encoding cold shock-like protein CspLA yields the protein MTNGTVKWFNDSKGFGFITSDEGQDVFVHYSAVQGDGFRSLTEGDAVSFESEDGPKGPKAINVTRI from the coding sequence ATGACTAACGGAACAGTTAAGTGGTTCAATGATAGCAAGGGTTTTGGCTTCATAACCAGCGACGAGGGTCAGGATGTTTTTGTCCATTACTCTGCCGTACAGGGCGACGGGTTCAGGTCACTCACAGAGGGTGATGCTGTAAGCTTCGAATCAGAAGACGGACCCAAGGGACCAAAGGCGATCAACGTAACAAGGATATAA